The Etheostoma spectabile isolate EspeVRDwgs_2016 chromosome 24, UIUC_Espe_1.0, whole genome shotgun sequence genome contains a region encoding:
- the calcrlb gene encoding calcitonin gene-related peptide type 1 receptor isoform X4: MDLSGVMYLLVMCALNKLLVATSLADEYQEHLNHRGEYQSTRNQIATAQFECFQKILKDSHRKTKTIGPVCNATWDGWLCWDETEVGTTEQGCPDYFKDFDPHAMASKVCSETGEWGRHPESNRTWTNFTNCQANTTHHGTAAMTHFYLVMIGHGLSLVSLLISLGIFFHFKSLSCQRITLHKNLFFSFVLNSIITVVWLTTVVQKQGHAYNDSASCKLVMFIHLYLLSCNYFWMLCEGIYLHTLIVVAVFAEKQHLMWYYLLGWGFPLVPTVIHSIARHCYYNDKCWVSSDTSLLYIIHGPICAALVVNLFFLLNIVRVLITKLRVTHQAESSLYMRAVRATLILIPLLGIQFVLLPYKPQDHWVYEIYLYVMEILMHYQGLLVSTIFCFFNGEVQSVLRRHWNQQRMQFAGTFANADFFRSASYVASSLTEVHRCYSIESHTEHMNGKSYSDIFRSDSPFV; encoded by the exons ATGGACCTCAGCGGCGTCATGTATCTCCTGGTCATGTGCGCTCTCAATAAG CTGCTTGTGGCGACAAGCCTTGCAGATGAATACCAGGAGCATCTGAACCATCGGGGAGAATATCAGTCGACACGGAACCAAATTGCCACGGCCCAATTTGAATGTTTCCAGAAGATTTTGAAAGACTCGCAccgcaaaacaaaaacaatag GGCCCGTGTGCAATGCGACCTGGGATGGGTGGCTGTGCTGGGACGAAACGGAAGTCGGAACGACAGAGCAGGGCTGTCCTGACTACTTTAAAGATTTTGATCCTCAtg CAATGGCGTCCAAAGTGTGCTCAGAGACAGGTGAGTGGGGACGCCACCCAGAGAGCAACAGGACATGGACAAACTTCACGAACTGCCAAGCCAACACGACACATCATGGGACA GCGGCGATGACTCACTTCTACTTGGTCATGATCGGTCACGGCCTGTCGCTGGTCTCATTGCTCATATCATTGGGAATATTCTTCCATTTTAA GAGTCTGAGCTGCCAGAGGATAACGCTCCACAAAAACCTCTTCTTCTCATTTGTGCTGAACTCCATCATCACCGTTGTCTGGCTTACAACAGTGGTACAGAAACAGGGACACGCGTACAACGATTCT GCAAGCTGCAAGCTGGTCATGTTCATCCACTTGTATCTGCTGAGCTGTAACTACTTCTGGATGCTGTGCGAGGGCATCTACCTGCACACCCTGATCGTTGTGGCTGTGTTTGCAGAAAAACAACATCTCATGTGGTATTACCTGCTGGGCTGGG gttttccacTCGTGCCCACGGTGATACATTCAATAGCACGCCACTGCTACTACAATGACAA ATGTTGGGTCAGCTCAGATACTTCCTTGCTGTACATTATCCATGGCCCCATCTGCGCCGCTTTGGTG GTGAATCTGTTCTTCCTGCTGAACATCGTTCGGGTTCTGATCACCAAGCTGAGAGTGACGCACCAGGCCGAGTCCAGCCTCTACATGAGGGCGGTGAGAGCCACCCTCATCCTCATCCCTCTGCTCGGCATCCAGTTTGTCCTGCTGCCCTACAAGCCGCAGGATCACTGGGTCTATGAGATCTACCTGTATGTCATGGAGATCCTCATGCACTACCAG GGTCTTTTGGTTTCTACAATATTCTGCTTCTTCAACGGGGAG GTCCAGAGTGTTCTGCGGAGACACTGGAACCAGCAGCGGATGCAGTTTGCCGGCACGTTTGCCAACGCCGACTTCTTCCGCTCGGCGTCCTACGTGGCGTCGTCGCTCACCGAGGTCCACCGCTGCTACAGCATCGAGAGCCACACCGAGCACATGAACGGCAAGAGCTACTCGGACATCTTCAGATCGGACAGCCCCTTCGTGTGA
- the calcrlb gene encoding calcitonin gene-related peptide type 1 receptor isoform X1 — MDLSGVMYLLVMCALNKLLVATSLADEYQEHLNHRGEYQSTRNQIATAQFECFQKILKDSHRKTKTIAGPVCNATWDGWLCWDETEVGTTEQGCPDYFKDFDPHAMASKVCSETGEWGRHPESNRTWTNFTNCQANTTHHGTQAAMTHFYLVMIGHGLSLVSLLISLGIFFHFKSLSCQRITLHKNLFFSFVLNSIITVVWLTTVVQKQGHAYNDSASCKLVMFIHLYLLSCNYFWMLCEGIYLHTLIVVAVFAEKQHLMWYYLLGWGFPLVPTVIHSIARHCYYNDKCWVSSDTSLLYIIHGPICAALVVNLFFLLNIVRVLITKLRVTHQAESSLYMRAVRATLILIPLLGIQFVLLPYKPQDHWVYEIYLYVMEILMHYQGLLVSTIFCFFNGEVQSVLRRHWNQQRMQFAGTFANADFFRSASYVASSLTEVHRCYSIESHTEHMNGKSYSDIFRSDSPFV; from the exons ATGGACCTCAGCGGCGTCATGTATCTCCTGGTCATGTGCGCTCTCAATAAG CTGCTTGTGGCGACAAGCCTTGCAGATGAATACCAGGAGCATCTGAACCATCGGGGAGAATATCAGTCGACACGGAACCAAATTGCCACGGCCCAATTTGAATGTTTCCAGAAGATTTTGAAAGACTCGCAccgcaaaacaaaaacaatag CAGGGCCCGTGTGCAATGCGACCTGGGATGGGTGGCTGTGCTGGGACGAAACGGAAGTCGGAACGACAGAGCAGGGCTGTCCTGACTACTTTAAAGATTTTGATCCTCAtg CAATGGCGTCCAAAGTGTGCTCAGAGACAGGTGAGTGGGGACGCCACCCAGAGAGCAACAGGACATGGACAAACTTCACGAACTGCCAAGCCAACACGACACATCATGGGACA CAGGCGGCGATGACTCACTTCTACTTGGTCATGATCGGTCACGGCCTGTCGCTGGTCTCATTGCTCATATCATTGGGAATATTCTTCCATTTTAA GAGTCTGAGCTGCCAGAGGATAACGCTCCACAAAAACCTCTTCTTCTCATTTGTGCTGAACTCCATCATCACCGTTGTCTGGCTTACAACAGTGGTACAGAAACAGGGACACGCGTACAACGATTCT GCAAGCTGCAAGCTGGTCATGTTCATCCACTTGTATCTGCTGAGCTGTAACTACTTCTGGATGCTGTGCGAGGGCATCTACCTGCACACCCTGATCGTTGTGGCTGTGTTTGCAGAAAAACAACATCTCATGTGGTATTACCTGCTGGGCTGGG gttttccacTCGTGCCCACGGTGATACATTCAATAGCACGCCACTGCTACTACAATGACAA ATGTTGGGTCAGCTCAGATACTTCCTTGCTGTACATTATCCATGGCCCCATCTGCGCCGCTTTGGTG GTGAATCTGTTCTTCCTGCTGAACATCGTTCGGGTTCTGATCACCAAGCTGAGAGTGACGCACCAGGCCGAGTCCAGCCTCTACATGAGGGCGGTGAGAGCCACCCTCATCCTCATCCCTCTGCTCGGCATCCAGTTTGTCCTGCTGCCCTACAAGCCGCAGGATCACTGGGTCTATGAGATCTACCTGTATGTCATGGAGATCCTCATGCACTACCAG GGTCTTTTGGTTTCTACAATATTCTGCTTCTTCAACGGGGAG GTCCAGAGTGTTCTGCGGAGACACTGGAACCAGCAGCGGATGCAGTTTGCCGGCACGTTTGCCAACGCCGACTTCTTCCGCTCGGCGTCCTACGTGGCGTCGTCGCTCACCGAGGTCCACCGCTGCTACAGCATCGAGAGCCACACCGAGCACATGAACGGCAAGAGCTACTCGGACATCTTCAGATCGGACAGCCCCTTCGTGTGA
- the calcrlb gene encoding calcitonin gene-related peptide type 1 receptor isoform X2, giving the protein MDLSGVMYLLVMCALNKLLVATSLADEYQEHLNHRGEYQSTRNQIATAQFECFQKILKDSHRKTKTIGPVCNATWDGWLCWDETEVGTTEQGCPDYFKDFDPHAMASKVCSETGEWGRHPESNRTWTNFTNCQANTTHHGTQAAMTHFYLVMIGHGLSLVSLLISLGIFFHFKSLSCQRITLHKNLFFSFVLNSIITVVWLTTVVQKQGHAYNDSASCKLVMFIHLYLLSCNYFWMLCEGIYLHTLIVVAVFAEKQHLMWYYLLGWGFPLVPTVIHSIARHCYYNDKCWVSSDTSLLYIIHGPICAALVVNLFFLLNIVRVLITKLRVTHQAESSLYMRAVRATLILIPLLGIQFVLLPYKPQDHWVYEIYLYVMEILMHYQGLLVSTIFCFFNGEVQSVLRRHWNQQRMQFAGTFANADFFRSASYVASSLTEVHRCYSIESHTEHMNGKSYSDIFRSDSPFV; this is encoded by the exons ATGGACCTCAGCGGCGTCATGTATCTCCTGGTCATGTGCGCTCTCAATAAG CTGCTTGTGGCGACAAGCCTTGCAGATGAATACCAGGAGCATCTGAACCATCGGGGAGAATATCAGTCGACACGGAACCAAATTGCCACGGCCCAATTTGAATGTTTCCAGAAGATTTTGAAAGACTCGCAccgcaaaacaaaaacaatag GGCCCGTGTGCAATGCGACCTGGGATGGGTGGCTGTGCTGGGACGAAACGGAAGTCGGAACGACAGAGCAGGGCTGTCCTGACTACTTTAAAGATTTTGATCCTCAtg CAATGGCGTCCAAAGTGTGCTCAGAGACAGGTGAGTGGGGACGCCACCCAGAGAGCAACAGGACATGGACAAACTTCACGAACTGCCAAGCCAACACGACACATCATGGGACA CAGGCGGCGATGACTCACTTCTACTTGGTCATGATCGGTCACGGCCTGTCGCTGGTCTCATTGCTCATATCATTGGGAATATTCTTCCATTTTAA GAGTCTGAGCTGCCAGAGGATAACGCTCCACAAAAACCTCTTCTTCTCATTTGTGCTGAACTCCATCATCACCGTTGTCTGGCTTACAACAGTGGTACAGAAACAGGGACACGCGTACAACGATTCT GCAAGCTGCAAGCTGGTCATGTTCATCCACTTGTATCTGCTGAGCTGTAACTACTTCTGGATGCTGTGCGAGGGCATCTACCTGCACACCCTGATCGTTGTGGCTGTGTTTGCAGAAAAACAACATCTCATGTGGTATTACCTGCTGGGCTGGG gttttccacTCGTGCCCACGGTGATACATTCAATAGCACGCCACTGCTACTACAATGACAA ATGTTGGGTCAGCTCAGATACTTCCTTGCTGTACATTATCCATGGCCCCATCTGCGCCGCTTTGGTG GTGAATCTGTTCTTCCTGCTGAACATCGTTCGGGTTCTGATCACCAAGCTGAGAGTGACGCACCAGGCCGAGTCCAGCCTCTACATGAGGGCGGTGAGAGCCACCCTCATCCTCATCCCTCTGCTCGGCATCCAGTTTGTCCTGCTGCCCTACAAGCCGCAGGATCACTGGGTCTATGAGATCTACCTGTATGTCATGGAGATCCTCATGCACTACCAG GGTCTTTTGGTTTCTACAATATTCTGCTTCTTCAACGGGGAG GTCCAGAGTGTTCTGCGGAGACACTGGAACCAGCAGCGGATGCAGTTTGCCGGCACGTTTGCCAACGCCGACTTCTTCCGCTCGGCGTCCTACGTGGCGTCGTCGCTCACCGAGGTCCACCGCTGCTACAGCATCGAGAGCCACACCGAGCACATGAACGGCAAGAGCTACTCGGACATCTTCAGATCGGACAGCCCCTTCGTGTGA
- the calcrlb gene encoding calcitonin gene-related peptide type 1 receptor isoform X3, giving the protein MDLSGVMYLLVMCALNKLLVATSLADEYQEHLNHRGEYQSTRNQIATAQFECFQKILKDSHRKTKTIAGPVCNATWDGWLCWDETEVGTTEQGCPDYFKDFDPHAMASKVCSETGEWGRHPESNRTWTNFTNCQANTTHHGTAAMTHFYLVMIGHGLSLVSLLISLGIFFHFKSLSCQRITLHKNLFFSFVLNSIITVVWLTTVVQKQGHAYNDSASCKLVMFIHLYLLSCNYFWMLCEGIYLHTLIVVAVFAEKQHLMWYYLLGWGFPLVPTVIHSIARHCYYNDKCWVSSDTSLLYIIHGPICAALVVNLFFLLNIVRVLITKLRVTHQAESSLYMRAVRATLILIPLLGIQFVLLPYKPQDHWVYEIYLYVMEILMHYQGLLVSTIFCFFNGEVQSVLRRHWNQQRMQFAGTFANADFFRSASYVASSLTEVHRCYSIESHTEHMNGKSYSDIFRSDSPFV; this is encoded by the exons ATGGACCTCAGCGGCGTCATGTATCTCCTGGTCATGTGCGCTCTCAATAAG CTGCTTGTGGCGACAAGCCTTGCAGATGAATACCAGGAGCATCTGAACCATCGGGGAGAATATCAGTCGACACGGAACCAAATTGCCACGGCCCAATTTGAATGTTTCCAGAAGATTTTGAAAGACTCGCAccgcaaaacaaaaacaatag CAGGGCCCGTGTGCAATGCGACCTGGGATGGGTGGCTGTGCTGGGACGAAACGGAAGTCGGAACGACAGAGCAGGGCTGTCCTGACTACTTTAAAGATTTTGATCCTCAtg CAATGGCGTCCAAAGTGTGCTCAGAGACAGGTGAGTGGGGACGCCACCCAGAGAGCAACAGGACATGGACAAACTTCACGAACTGCCAAGCCAACACGACACATCATGGGACA GCGGCGATGACTCACTTCTACTTGGTCATGATCGGTCACGGCCTGTCGCTGGTCTCATTGCTCATATCATTGGGAATATTCTTCCATTTTAA GAGTCTGAGCTGCCAGAGGATAACGCTCCACAAAAACCTCTTCTTCTCATTTGTGCTGAACTCCATCATCACCGTTGTCTGGCTTACAACAGTGGTACAGAAACAGGGACACGCGTACAACGATTCT GCAAGCTGCAAGCTGGTCATGTTCATCCACTTGTATCTGCTGAGCTGTAACTACTTCTGGATGCTGTGCGAGGGCATCTACCTGCACACCCTGATCGTTGTGGCTGTGTTTGCAGAAAAACAACATCTCATGTGGTATTACCTGCTGGGCTGGG gttttccacTCGTGCCCACGGTGATACATTCAATAGCACGCCACTGCTACTACAATGACAA ATGTTGGGTCAGCTCAGATACTTCCTTGCTGTACATTATCCATGGCCCCATCTGCGCCGCTTTGGTG GTGAATCTGTTCTTCCTGCTGAACATCGTTCGGGTTCTGATCACCAAGCTGAGAGTGACGCACCAGGCCGAGTCCAGCCTCTACATGAGGGCGGTGAGAGCCACCCTCATCCTCATCCCTCTGCTCGGCATCCAGTTTGTCCTGCTGCCCTACAAGCCGCAGGATCACTGGGTCTATGAGATCTACCTGTATGTCATGGAGATCCTCATGCACTACCAG GGTCTTTTGGTTTCTACAATATTCTGCTTCTTCAACGGGGAG GTCCAGAGTGTTCTGCGGAGACACTGGAACCAGCAGCGGATGCAGTTTGCCGGCACGTTTGCCAACGCCGACTTCTTCCGCTCGGCGTCCTACGTGGCGTCGTCGCTCACCGAGGTCCACCGCTGCTACAGCATCGAGAGCCACACCGAGCACATGAACGGCAAGAGCTACTCGGACATCTTCAGATCGGACAGCCCCTTCGTGTGA